One stretch of Rhipicephalus sanguineus isolate Rsan-2018 chromosome 10, BIME_Rsan_1.4, whole genome shotgun sequence DNA includes these proteins:
- the LOC119407280 gene encoding eukaryotic translation initiation factor 3 subunit E-B, which produces MAEWDLTCTVGQYIDRHMVFPLLEFLQNKSIYNEDDLLKAKLDLLQNTKMVDFNIDVYKMCYPDAEVPQDMIQRRGEVVQMLVVLKSETLALIEACQNDEVCKYIQSCRDSRQVMDYLMQNSNQINPEMIDSLYAYAKHQYETGGYTGAGECLYLHRFLISPNDKNYLNNLWGKLASEILMQNWDVALDDLSRLREYIDNNNFSSPLHSLQQRTWLIHWSLFVFFNHAKGRDLIIELFLGQPQYLNTIQTICPHILRYLTCAVITNKQKRNALRDLVKVIQQESYTYHDPITEFVECLFVNFDFDGAQQKLRECEVVLSNDFFLVACQDDFIENARLFIFETFCRIHECISINMLAEKLNMTPEAAEKWIVNLIRNAHLDAKIDSKLGHVVMGTQAVSPYQQLIDKTQALHFRSQQQIGHLEHRLSSSDRTSHWGAQN; this is translated from the exons atggcggagTGGGACTTGACTTGCACGGTCGGCCAATACATCGACCGGCATATGGTATTTCCGCTGCTGGAATTCCTTCAGAACAAGAGT ATCTACAACGAAGATGACCTCCTCAAAGCCAAGCTGGATCTGTTACAAAACACCAAGATGGTCGACTTCAACATCGACGTTTACAAGATGTGCTACCCGGACGCCGAAGTACCACAAG ATATGATCCAGCGACGAGGCGAGGTCGTGCAAATGCTCGTGGTCTTGAAAAGTGAAACGCTTGCTCTGATCGAAGCCtgccagaacgacgaagtgtgcAAGTACATCCAGAGTTGCCG GGACAGTCGGCAAGTCATGGACTACTTGATGCAGAACTCTAACCAA ATCAATCCAGAAATGATTGACAGCCTGTACGCCTATGCGAAGCATCAGTATGAAACGGGCGGTTACACCGGTGCCGGGGAATGCCTGTACCTCCATCGTTTCCTG ATTTCGCCGAATGACAAAAACTACCTCAACAACCTGTGGGGTAAGCTGGCCTCTGAGATCCTCATGCAGAACTGGGATGTGGCCCTTGACGACTTGAGCCGGCTGCGAGAGTACATCGACAACAAC AACTTCTCGTCGCCCCTGCACTCGCTGCAGCAGCGCACCTGGCTCATCCACTGGAGCCTGTTTGTGTTCTTCAACCATGCCAAGGGCCGCGACCTCATCATCGAGCTCTTCCTCGGGCAGCCACA GTATCTGAACACGATACAGACCATCTGCCCACACATCCTGAGGTACCTGACGTGCGCTGTAATAACGAACAAGCAGAAGCGCAATGCCCTTCGTGACCTCGTGAAGGTCATCCAGCAG GAGTCGTACACGTACCACGACCCCATCACCGAGTTCGTGGAGTGCCTTTTTGTCAACTTTGACTTTGACGGGGCCCAGCAAAAGCTGCGCGAGTGCGAGGTGGTCCTGTCCAACGACTTCTTCCTGGTGGCCTGTCAGGACGACTTCATCGAGAACGCCCGGTTATTCATCTTCGAGACCTTCTGCCGCATCCATGAGTGCATCTCTATAAA CATGTTGGCAGAGAAGCTCAACATGACACCCGAGGCAGCTGAGAAATGGATCGTCAACCTGATCCGCAACGCCCACCTCGACGCCAAGATCGACTCGAAGCTG GGCCATGTAGTTATGGGAACGCAGGCTGTGTCTCCCTACCAACAACTCATCGACAAGACACAAGCTCTGCACTTCCGTTCTCAACAGCAGATCGGCCACCTCGAGCACAGACTCAGTAGCTCAGACCGG ACGTCGCATTGGGGAGCACAAAACTGA